The following proteins come from a genomic window of Drosophila sulfurigaster albostrigata strain 15112-1811.04 chromosome X, ASM2355843v2, whole genome shotgun sequence:
- the LOC133847891 gene encoding thioredoxin-1, translating to MNTITTIRSINDFNKRIDSADGRVVVLDFYATWCGPCKEIEKTVKSLARQYEGKVIFLKVNVDKYDELVQRYKVRSMPTFVFLKGARRLGSVIGADEHKLVKMLAKVGK from the coding sequence ATGAACACCATAACCACCATTCGCAGTATCAACGACTTCAACAAACGCATCGATTCCGCCGATGGCAGAGTGGTGGTGCTTGATTTTTATGCAACGTGGTGCGGCCCCTGCAAGGAAATCGAGAAGACGGTGAAATCACTGGCCCGTCAATATGAGGGCAAGGTGATATTCCTGAAGGTCAATGTGGACAAATACGATGAACTGGTGCAAAGGTACAAAGTGCGCAGCATGCCAACATTTGTCTTCCTTAAAGGCGCTCGACGCCTGGGCTCCGTTATCGGGGCTGATGAGCACAAACTGGTGAAGATGCTGGCCAAGGTGGGCAAGTGA
- the LOC133847889 gene encoding tRNA (guanine-N(7)-)-methyltransferase non-catalytic subunit wuho, whose amino-acid sequence MTTIFYLEPELVLAHGRKVLFLNPNDLQIFKEIELPTDLTTCGLKPVAASEATEEQPATKSEVSILNVSYSPDRQLIALTTAGQKALLLYKSRPEHAKLLSIRPLARASSALRFAPDSSSLLVTDKTGDCYQFDCSADVEAPPKLLLGHLSIVYDILWTPDQQHIISCDRDDKIRVTNYPASYDIHSYCLGHKEFVSGLVLLGEQQLQHLVSVSGDKTLRIWKYATGEELLLKELPAPAVRLQLRELVPGQRYEAAVLFYDHSAAIGLYELQLNAADAANPSWSVTREQLIEAAAGSWHIGNFALCGQRIYVLGSLNDNLTLRAYSSQDGAEDATLPEGWLQMVGEQFAGEGQCVPEDLSVWFKKRYDNVSDYMERKKRRIEDTNKAK is encoded by the coding sequence ATGACAACAATCTTCTACTTGGAGCCCGAGCTGGTGCTTGCGCACGGCCGGAAGGTGCTATTCCTCAATCCCAACGACTTGCAAATCTTCAAGGAGATTGAGCTCCCCACAGACCTGACCACGTGCGGGCTCAAGCCCGTGGCGGCCAGTGAAGCAACTGAAGAGCAGCCCGCAACCAAAAGTGAAGTGTCCATATTGAACGTCAGCTATTCACCCGATCGCCAGTTAATTGCTCTGACCACAGCCGGCCAGAAGGCGCTGCTGCTGTACAAGAGCAGGCCGGAGCATGCCAAGCTGCTCTCGATACGTCCGCTGGCACGTGCCTCGAGTGCCTTGAGATTCGCGCCCGATTCGAGTTCGTTGCTGGTCACGGATAAAACCGGCGATTGCTATCAATTCGATTGCAGTGCGGATGTTGAGGCGCCGCCCAAACTGCTCTTGGGTCATCTGAGCATTGTGTACGACATATTGTGGACACCGGATCAACAGCACATCATCAGCTGTGATCGTGATGACAAAATTCGCGTGACCAACTATCCCGCCAGCTATGACATACACAGCTATTGTCTGGGTCACAAGGAATTCGTTTCGGGTTTGGTGCTCCTCGGcgaacagcagctgcagcacctGGTTTCCGTTTCGGGTGACAAGACGCTGCGCATCTGGAAGTATGCGACGGGGGAGGAACTGCTGCTCAAGGAATTGCCAGCGCCAGCAGTGAGACTCCAGCTGCGTGAGCTTGTGCCCGGCCAGCGTTATGAGGCGGCGGTGCTCTTCTACGATCACAGCGCTGCCATTGGACTCTATGAGCTGCAGCTCAATGCAGCAGACGCGGCAAATCCCTCGTGGTCTGTTACACGGGAGCAGTTGATTGAAGCCGCTGCGGGCAGTTGGCACAttggcaactttgcgttgtgTGGACAGCGCATCTATGTGCTGGGCTCCTTGAATGACAATCTCACGCTGCGTGCCTACAGCAGCCAGGATGGTGCCGAGGATGCAACGCTGCCCGAAGGCTGGTTGCAAATGGTCGGCGAACAGTTTGCCGGAGAGGGGCAATGTGTGCCCGAGGATCTGTCGGTGTGGTTCAAGAAGCGCTACGACAACGTCAGCGACTACATGGAACGCAAGAAACGACGCATCGAGGACACCAACAAAGCCAAGTGA